In the genome of Danio rerio strain Tuebingen ecotype United States chromosome 23, GRCz12tu, whole genome shotgun sequence, one region contains:
- the ccnt1 gene encoding cyclin-T1 isoform X2 gives MATNSLHLTTFCLQYSPPIVACVCIHLACKWSNWEIPVSTDGKHWWQYVDPTVTLELLDELTHEFLQILEKTPSRLKRTRNWKAAGQTAKKSKVQDGDQSEAIMNMISMSSSDSTLAGLTSLSAPPTGSSMDSCADEHSAAASAQHWQPPSKEQPTANELHAPAKVSLSEYRAKHADELAAQKRELKNMEASVKQGYATAAQALMNQQRKDKHHHHQQTSASDTNNPSPIVLKIPLDERSERSSIKMRLPVPGQSGGGHSHSSGSSSRGSDQDIKVRIRVPDRRGGSGEDGKSREKHRERSNHHHHHHHHHHHSSSSSAGSLSASSSSSSAQKHSAGSSGSSKKLSGDSVRTSSSSMSRKRTHMPDPSSSSTHSSSKVSKSSRNSFQLPTLPGVPSHVMPDILPSLHHQGNYSHSKTDKADTNGHNAAGQSNEYQDTFDMLNSLLSAQGVQPAQPQIFDYRSQYGEFRYSSGARGGAQPPPLPSEPPPPLPPLPK, from the exons ATGGCAACAAACAG TCTTCACTTGACTACGTTCTGTCTGCAGTACAGTCCACCAATTGTAGCTTGTGTTTGTATTCATCTGGCCTGTAAATGGTCCAACTGGGAGATTCCCGTTTCCACAGATGGCAAACACTGGTGGCAGTATGTTGACCCCACTGTGACTCTTGAGCTATTGGATG AGCTCACTCATGAGTTCCTGCAGATCTTGGAAAAGACACCCAGCCGCTTAAAACGCACCAGAAACTGGAAA GCTGCAGGTCAAACTGCTAAGAAATCGAAAGTGCAGGATGGCGATCAGTCTGAAGCCATCATGAACATGATCTCAATGTCGTCGTCCGACAGCACATTGGCAGGACTGACGAGCCTCTCCGCTCCGCCCACCGGTTCCTCCATGGACTCTTGTGCAGACGAGCACAGCGCCGCTGCCTCCGCTCAACACTGGCAGCCTCCCAGCAAAGAGCAGCCCACTGCCAACGAGCTCCACGCACCCGCCAAAGTCTCTCTGAGCGAGTATCGGGCCAAACATGCGGACGAGTTGGCGGCACAGAAGCGGGAGCTGAAGAACATGGAGGCCAGTGTGAAGCAGGGATACGCCACTGCCGCCCAGGCCCTAATGAACCAGCAGAGGAAAGATaaacaccatcaccaccagcagACCAGCGCCTCAGACACCAACAACCCATCCCCAATCGTCTTGAAGATCCCGCTGGATGAGCGATCGGAGCGAAGTTCCATAAAGATGCGCTTACCTGTGCCAG GTCAATCCGGCGGGGGTCACAGCCACAGCAGTGGCAGCAGCAGCCGAGGATCAGACCAGGACATCAAAGTGCGCATTCGGGTTCCAGACAGGCGAGGCGGATCTGGAGAAGACGGGAAAAGTCGCGAAAAACACAGAGAGCGATccaaccaccaccaccatcatcaccaccaccaccaccactctTCCTCCTCCAGCGCCGGTTCCCTCTCAGCATCGTCTTCCTCATCCTCAGCACAAAAACACTCAGCCGGCTCTTCAGGAAGTAGCAAAAAGCTCTCAGGTGATTCAGTGCGGACGAGCTCTTCATCAATGTCGCGAAAACGAACCCACATGCCAGACCCTTCCTCCTCCAGCACCCACTCGTCCTCAAAAGTCAGCAAATCGTCCAGAAACTCATTTCAGTTGCCCACGCTCCCTGGAGTGCCGTCTCATGTGATGCCCGACATCCTTCCCTCGCTGCACCATCAGGGAAACTATTCGCACTCCAAGACGGACAAAGCGGATACAAACGGTCACAACGCGGCCGGACAGTCGAACGAGTACCAGGACACGTTTGACATGTTGAACTCGCTGCTCAGTGCGCAGGGCGTCCAGCCGGCACAACCTCAGATATTTGACTACCGCTCTCAGTACGGAGAGTTTCGCTATAGCAGTGGCGCTCGCGGAGGAGCACAGCCGCCACCTTTACCCTCAGAACCACCTCCACCTCTGCCCCCATTGCCCAAATAA